A single Paracoccus pantotrophus DNA region contains:
- the nirD gene encoding nitrite reductase small subunit NirD, protein MTVFVDIGALDDIPRQGARVIRTAQGCVAVFRTMDDRVFALDDRCPHKGGPLSEGIVHGDRVTCPLHNWVFDMNSGAAQGADEGAVRTWPVRVEQGRVLISAELVSRSNAA, encoded by the coding sequence ATGACCGTCTTTGTCGATATCGGAGCCCTGGACGACATCCCCCGCCAGGGCGCGCGGGTGATCCGCACCGCGCAGGGCTGCGTCGCGGTGTTCCGCACTATGGACGACCGGGTCTTTGCGCTGGACGACCGCTGCCCGCACAAGGGCGGCCCGCTGTCCGAGGGCATCGTGCATGGCGATCGCGTGACCTGCCCGCTGCACAACTGGGTGTTCGACATGAACTCGGGCGCCGCGCAGGGCGCCGACGAGGGCGCGGTCCGCACCTGGCCCGTCCGCGTCGAACAGGGCCGCGTCCTGATCAGCGCCGAACTCGTCTCCCGCTCGAACGCCGCCTGA
- a CDS encoding formate/nitrite transporter family protein, with protein sequence MSYVNPADFAKKMIDAGEAKVFMSTKDTLIRAYMAGAILALAAAFAVTVTVNTGEPLIGALLFPVGFCMLYLLGFDLLTGVFTLVPLALIDRRPGVTVQGMLRNWGLVFCGNFAGAFTVAVFMAIIVTFGFSEAPNAVGEQIGHIGEGRTIGYAAHGAAGMLTLFVRAVMCNWMVSTGVVAAMMSTSVSGKVIAMWMPILIFLYMGFEHSIVNMFLFPAGLLLGGQFTIMDYMIWNEIPTVLGNLVGGLTFVGAMIYATHHKTSPRREPEAAEPVPVAAE encoded by the coding sequence ATGTCCTACGTCAATCCTGCCGATTTCGCGAAGAAGATGATCGACGCTGGCGAGGCCAAGGTCTTCATGTCCACCAAGGACACGCTGATCCGCGCCTATATGGCCGGGGCGATCCTGGCGCTTGCCGCCGCCTTTGCCGTGACCGTCACCGTGAACACCGGCGAGCCGCTGATCGGCGCGCTGCTGTTCCCGGTCGGCTTCTGCATGCTCTACCTGCTGGGCTTCGACCTGCTGACGGGCGTGTTCACGCTGGTGCCGCTGGCGCTGATCGACCGGCGGCCGGGGGTGACGGTCCAGGGCATGCTGCGCAACTGGGGCCTGGTCTTTTGCGGCAATTTCGCCGGCGCCTTCACCGTCGCGGTGTTCATGGCGATCATCGTCACCTTCGGCTTTTCCGAGGCGCCGAACGCGGTCGGCGAACAGATCGGCCATATCGGCGAGGGGCGCACGATCGGCTATGCCGCCCATGGCGCGGCGGGGATGCTGACGCTGTTCGTCCGCGCGGTCATGTGCAACTGGATGGTTTCGACCGGCGTCGTGGCGGCGATGATGTCCACCAGCGTCTCGGGCAAGGTCATCGCCATGTGGATGCCGATCCTGATCTTCCTCTACATGGGCTTCGAGCATTCCATCGTGAACATGTTCCTGTTTCCGGCCGGGCTGCTGCTGGGCGGCCAGTTCACCATCATGGACTACATGATCTGGAACGAGATCCCGACCGTGCTGGGCAACCTGGTCGGCGGGCTGACCTTTGTCGGCGCGATGATCTATGCCACGCATCACAAGACCTCGCCCCGGCGCGAACCCGAGGCCGCCGAGCCCGTCCCGGTCGCCGCCGAATGA
- a CDS encoding nitrate reductase, whose translation MQSIRTTCPYCGVGCGVLAAPDGRGGLGIAGDPDHPANKGRLCVKGSALGETIGHAGRLLAPRIHGREAGWDEALDLVARRFSETIAEHGPDSVGFYVSGQLLTEDYYVANKLMKGFIGSGNIDTNSRLCMASAVAGHRRAFGTDTVPGLYEDIELADTVVLVGSNLAWCHPVLYQRLAAAREARGTRVVVVDPRRTATCDIADLHLPLAPGSDSALFNLLLAEIGRKSEICADNLEGIEDAMAAARETLPSTTGLAHSQIRQFLDLWLHSDKVVTVWSQGVNQSDSGTDKVNAILNCHLASGRIGRPGMGPFSVTGQPNAMGGREVGGLANMLACHLEIENPAHREAVRAFWNAPRMAERPGLKAVDMFRAVEDGRIKALWIICTNPAATMPEADRVARAIAGCDFVVVSDIMARTDTVRLAHVALPATGWGEKDGTVTNSERRISRQRRTLAPAGRARDDWRILAEVGRRMGWPGAFGWTSPAEVFAEHAALSGIAGGLGSDFDISAHAGITQAEYDALEPFLWPQSAGRQGGRFFGDGRFHTPSGRGRMVAVTPRPPQPVGGDHPFRLNTGRVRDHWHSMTRTGLSPRLSRHLAEPFLELHPSDAARLGLAPASLAEVESPQGRAVLRVLVSDRVAPGHPFAPMHWTRETAPSGRVDALVPGTVDPVSGQPALKSAPVAIRPFAARWFGFAVSAGAIRPDCDYWARATLPRGEQAELAGLEMPQDWTAHARALFGLSDEPLVLHDRARGQVRLAFLREGRLRAALFVAPGPVGLSRSHVAALLGEGGAEVLAGRPGADRPDEGALVCACFGIGVNSIVRAIASQALTSVEAVGQALRAGTNCGSCRPEIRALLEAGTACRAAAE comes from the coding sequence ATGCAGAGCATCCGCACAACCTGTCCCTATTGCGGCGTGGGCTGCGGCGTGCTGGCCGCGCCGGACGGCCGCGGCGGGCTGGGCATCGCCGGCGATCCCGATCATCCGGCGAACAAGGGCCGGCTTTGCGTCAAGGGCTCGGCGCTTGGCGAGACAATTGGTCATGCCGGGCGGCTGCTTGCCCCGCGTATCCACGGGCGCGAGGCCGGCTGGGACGAGGCGCTGGATCTGGTCGCGCGCCGGTTTTCCGAAACCATCGCCGAGCACGGGCCGGATTCGGTCGGCTTCTACGTCTCGGGGCAGCTGCTGACCGAGGATTACTATGTCGCCAACAAGCTGATGAAGGGCTTCATCGGCTCGGGCAATATCGACACCAATTCGCGGCTCTGCATGGCCTCGGCGGTGGCGGGGCACCGGCGGGCCTTCGGCACCGACACGGTGCCGGGGCTCTACGAGGATATAGAATTGGCCGATACGGTGGTGCTGGTCGGCTCGAACCTGGCCTGGTGCCATCCGGTGCTTTACCAGCGGCTGGCCGCGGCGCGCGAGGCGCGGGGCACGCGGGTCGTTGTGGTCGATCCGCGCCGCACCGCCACCTGCGACATCGCCGACCTGCATCTGCCGCTGGCGCCGGGGTCGGATTCGGCGCTGTTCAACCTGCTTCTGGCAGAAATCGGCAGAAAATCAGAGATCTGTGCCGATAACCTGGAGGGAATCGAGGATGCCATGGCCGCCGCGCGCGAGACGCTGCCCTCGACCACCGGGCTGGCGCACAGCCAGATCAGGCAATTCCTCGACCTGTGGCTGCACAGCGACAAGGTGGTGACGGTCTGGTCGCAGGGTGTGAACCAGTCCGACAGCGGCACCGACAAGGTGAATGCGATCCTGAACTGTCACCTGGCCAGCGGCCGCATCGGCCGGCCGGGCATGGGCCCGTTCAGCGTCACCGGCCAGCCCAATGCCATGGGCGGGCGCGAAGTCGGGGGGCTCGCCAACATGCTGGCCTGCCACCTGGAGATCGAGAACCCAGCGCATCGCGAGGCGGTGCGTGCCTTCTGGAACGCGCCGCGCATGGCCGAGCGGCCGGGGCTGAAGGCCGTGGACATGTTCCGCGCCGTCGAGGACGGCCGGATCAAGGCGCTGTGGATCATCTGCACCAACCCCGCCGCGACCATGCCCGAGGCCGACCGCGTCGCCCGCGCCATCGCCGGATGCGATTTCGTCGTTGTCTCGGACATCATGGCGCGGACCGACACCGTGCGGCTGGCGCATGTGGCCTTGCCGGCGACCGGCTGGGGCGAAAAGGACGGCACGGTGACGAATTCCGAACGCCGCATCAGCCGCCAGCGCCGGACGCTGGCCCCCGCCGGGCGGGCGCGCGACGACTGGCGCATCCTGGCCGAGGTCGGGCGCCGCATGGGCTGGCCGGGGGCCTTCGGCTGGACCAGCCCGGCCGAGGTCTTTGCCGAACATGCCGCGCTGTCGGGCATCGCGGGCGGGTTGGGCAGCGATTTCGACATCTCGGCCCATGCCGGCATCACCCAGGCGGAATATGACGCGCTGGAGCCTTTCCTTTGGCCGCAATCGGCGGGCAGGCAGGGCGGGCGGTTCTTTGGCGACGGGCGGTTCCATACGCCCTCGGGCCGGGGGCGGATGGTCGCGGTCACGCCGCGCCCGCCGCAGCCGGTCGGCGGGGATCATCCGTTCCGGCTGAACACCGGCCGGGTGCGCGACCATTGGCACAGCATGACCCGCACCGGCCTGTCGCCGCGCCTGTCGCGCCACCTGGCAGAGCCCTTCCTGGAACTGCACCCAAGCGACGCGGCCCGGCTGGGCCTGGCCCCCGCGAGTCTGGCCGAGGTCGAAAGCCCGCAGGGCCGGGCCGTGCTGCGGGTGCTGGTCAGCGACCGGGTGGCGCCGGGCCATCCCTTCGCCCCGATGCACTGGACCAGAGAGACCGCGCCCTCGGGCCGGGTCGATGCGCTGGTGCCGGGGACGGTCGATCCGGTCTCGGGCCAGCCGGCGCTGAAATCGGCACCGGTGGCGATCCGGCCCTTTGCCGCGCGCTGGTTCGGCTTTGCCGTCTCGGCCGGCGCGATCCGGCCGGATTGCGACTATTGGGCGCGGGCGACGCTGCCCCGCGGGGAGCAGGCCGAACTGGCCGGGCTGGAGATGCCGCAGGACTGGACCGCCCATGCCCGCGCGCTGTTCGGCCTGTCGGACGAGCCGCTGGTGCTGCATGACCGCGCCCGCGGGCAGGTGCGGCTGGCCTTCCTGCGCGAGGGGCGCTTGCGGGCGGCGCTGTTCGTGGCGCCCGGGCCGGTGGGCCTGTCGCGCAGCCATGTCGCGGCGCTGCTGGGCGAGGGCGGGGCCGAGGTGCTGGCCGGCCGCCCCGGCGCCGACCGCCCGGACGAGGGCGCGCTGGTCTGCGCCTGCTTTGGCATCGGCGTGAACAGCATCGTGCGGGCCATTGCCAGCCAGGCCCTGACCTCGGTCGAGGCAGTGGGGCAGGCGCTGCGGGCGGGCACCAATTGCGGCTCGTGCCGGCCCGAGATCCGCGCGCTGCTGGAGGCCGGCACCGCCTGCCGGGCGGCGGCCGAATAG
- a CDS encoding ABC transporter ATP-binding protein — protein sequence MNQFASPPDWASQVDARVAAPDTPSPPMLEVEALCRRFAGVAAVEDVGFSVAPGQVTCLLGPSGCGKSTTLRMIAGIERPDSGVVRIAGRPMSEGGAFLPPERRPVGMVFQDFALFPHLDVAANVGFGLRGPARQDRDRIAALLERVGLAGHAAKYPHELSGGEQQRVALIRALAPRPCLMLMDEPFSSLDHRLRDGVRDAALDLLRETETAVVMVTHDPEEAMLMGHRIAVMRRGRLIQEGRPDELYDRPADRGVAAFFSDLNIVAGRVAGGRVQTVLGAFPAPGLAEGSRAEVAVRPQHLVPAEAGGTPARVERARYLGRESLIEIRLEPGGAAMKSRIPGLVLPAPGSLIRVAAQPGSAMVFACENE from the coding sequence ATGAACCAATTCGCCAGCCCTCCCGACTGGGCCAGCCAGGTGGATGCGCGCGTTGCCGCACCCGATACCCCGTCCCCGCCCATGCTGGAGGTCGAGGCGCTGTGCCGCCGTTTCGCCGGCGTGGCGGCGGTCGAGGATGTCGGCTTCAGCGTGGCGCCCGGCCAGGTGACCTGCCTGCTCGGCCCTTCGGGCTGCGGCAAGTCCACCACGCTGCGCATGATCGCCGGCATCGAGCGGCCCGATTCGGGCGTCGTGCGCATCGCCGGCCGGCCGATGTCGGAAGGCGGCGCCTTCCTGCCGCCCGAGCGCCGGCCGGTCGGGATGGTGTTCCAGGATTTCGCACTGTTCCCGCATCTGGACGTGGCGGCGAATGTCGGCTTCGGCCTGCGCGGCCCGGCGCGGCAGGACCGCGACCGGATCGCCGCGCTGCTGGAGCGGGTGGGCCTGGCCGGCCATGCCGCGAAATACCCCCACGAGCTTTCGGGCGGCGAGCAGCAGCGCGTGGCGCTGATCCGGGCCCTGGCGCCACGGCCCTGCCTGATGCTGATGGACGAACCCTTCTCCAGCCTCGACCACCGGCTGCGCGACGGGGTGCGCGACGCGGCGCTGGACCTGCTGCGCGAAACCGAAACCGCGGTGGTGATGGTCACGCACGACCCCGAGGAGGCGATGCTGATGGGCCATCGCATCGCCGTCATGCGCCGGGGCCGGCTGATCCAGGAAGGCCGCCCGGACGAGCTTTACGACCGCCCGGCCGACCGCGGCGTCGCGGCCTTCTTCTCGGACCTGAACATCGTCGCGGGCCGGGTGGCGGGCGGGCGGGTGCAGACCGTGCTGGGCGCCTTTCCCGCCCCCGGCCTGGCCGAGGGCAGCCGAGCCGAGGTCGCCGTCCGCCCGCAGCACCTGGTCCCGGCCGAGGCCGGCGGCACCCCGGCGCGGGTCGAACGCGCGCGCTATCTGGGCCGCGAAAGCCTGATCGAGATCCGGCTGGAACCCGGCGGTGCAGCGATGAAATCGCGCATTCCCGGCCTGGTCCTGCCCGCGCCGGGCAGCCTGATCCGCGTCGCCGCCCAGCCCGGCAGCGCCATGGTCTTTGCCTGCGAGAACGAATAG
- a CDS encoding extracellular solute-binding protein, with translation MRVGLSGVIGILLAAQAVAASAQEVNLYTTREPNLIEPLLASFTETTGVKVNTIFLKDGLPERVEQEGDASPADVLMTVDIGNLVDLVDRGLTQPVESEALAAAIPENLRDKDGNWFALSQRARVLYADKDLDLVSFTYEDLAKPEWQGKVCIRSGQHPYNVALTASYIVHHGEEAAKAWLEGVKANLARTAGGGDRDVARDIMGGICEIGIANSYYVGLMRSGAGGPEQEEWVKAIKVILPTFEGGGTQVNVSGAAVAKHAPNRDQAVQLLEYLVSDEAQRIYAEANFEYPVKPGVAVSPVIEDMAGLQVDGTDLTEIARQRKAASELAEAVGFDN, from the coding sequence ATGCGTGTCGGACTATCTGGAGTGATCGGTATCCTGCTGGCGGCGCAGGCCGTCGCCGCAAGCGCCCAGGAAGTGAACCTTTACACCACGCGCGAGCCGAACCTGATCGAGCCGCTGCTGGCCTCGTTCACCGAAACCACCGGGGTCAAGGTCAACACGATCTTCCTCAAGGACGGCCTGCCCGAGCGGGTCGAGCAGGAGGGCGACGCCTCGCCCGCCGATGTGTTGATGACCGTGGACATTGGCAACCTGGTCGACCTGGTCGACCGTGGCCTGACCCAGCCCGTCGAATCCGAGGCGCTGGCCGCCGCCATCCCGGAAAACCTGCGCGACAAGGACGGCAACTGGTTCGCGCTGTCGCAGCGCGCGCGGGTGCTTTACGCCGACAAGGATCTGGATCTGGTGAGCTTCACCTATGAAGACCTCGCCAAGCCGGAATGGCAGGGCAAGGTCTGCATCCGTTCGGGCCAGCACCCCTATAACGTGGCGCTGACCGCCTCTTACATCGTGCATCACGGCGAAGAGGCCGCCAAGGCCTGGCTGGAAGGCGTCAAGGCGAACCTGGCCCGCACCGCCGGCGGCGGCGATCGCGACGTGGCGCGCGACATCATGGGCGGCATCTGCGAGATCGGCATCGCCAATTCCTATTACGTCGGGCTGATGCGCAGCGGCGCCGGCGGCCCCGAGCAGGAGGAATGGGTCAAGGCGATCAAGGTCATCCTGCCCACTTTCGAGGGCGGCGGCACGCAGGTCAATGTCTCGGGCGCCGCGGTGGCCAAGCATGCGCCGAACCGCGACCAGGCGGTGCAGCTGCTGGAATACCTGGTCTCGGATGAGGCGCAAAGGATCTATGCCGAGGCGAATTTCGAATACCCGGTCAAGCCCGGCGTGGCGGTCAGCCCGGTGATCGAGGACATGGCGGGGCTTCAGGTCGACGGCACCGACCTGACCGAGATCGCCCGCCAGCGCAAGGCGGCGAGCGAACTGGCCGAGGCGGTGGGATTCGACAACTGA
- a CDS encoding ABC transporter permease, with amino-acid sequence MTPELTRIPRVRAGMGWQAAALAVAALVLLPVLALGLFALRGSPGLWAHLVSNVLPVAARQTVILLLGVGAIVATLGTVTAWLVAACDFPGRRIFGWALLLPLAVPTYIVAYAYLDLLHPVGPVQGVIRGWLGYASPREFRLPDIRSMPGCILLLGLVLYPYVYLPVRALFAMQAGNLLDAGRTLGAGPVATFLRVALPLARPAVAIGTALALMEAMNDIGAAEFLGVRTLTVSVYSTWINRSDLPGAAQIALAMLAITMALVMLERRGRRRQRYAAGAQPLRRMRLRGWRAGGAMLVCALPVALGFAAPAWYLASAAWARYRFAGLSPRIIEEAGNTALFAAAATLVALLLGLVVTGAARMRPGRLTRSMARLSTLGYAVPGTILAIGLLPVIALADRQIAAVSQALLGAGPGLLLLGSGAALVYAYVARFLAIATGGIEAGLSRVPASLDHAARTLGRSPGQVFRQVHVPISRPALAASGLLIFVDCVKELPATLLLRPLNFETLSTHLYGEAARGTYEDAAIVALIIVVIGILPVIVLARTIRR; translated from the coding sequence ATGACCCCGGAACTGACACGAATCCCCCGCGTCCGCGCGGGGATGGGCTGGCAGGCGGCGGCTTTGGCCGTCGCCGCGCTGGTTCTGCTGCCGGTGCTGGCGCTGGGGCTGTTCGCGCTGCGGGGCAGCCCGGGGCTGTGGGCGCATCTGGTCAGCAATGTGCTGCCGGTCGCGGCGCGGCAGACGGTGATCCTGCTTCTGGGCGTCGGCGCCATCGTCGCCACGCTCGGCACGGTCACGGCCTGGCTGGTCGCGGCCTGCGATTTTCCGGGGCGGCGCATCTTCGGCTGGGCGCTGCTGCTGCCCTTGGCGGTGCCGACCTATATCGTCGCCTATGCCTATCTGGACCTTCTGCACCCGGTCGGCCCGGTGCAGGGCGTGATCCGCGGCTGGCTGGGCTATGCCAGCCCGCGCGAGTTCCGCCTGCCCGACATCCGCTCGATGCCCGGCTGCATCCTGCTCTTGGGGCTGGTGCTTTACCCCTATGTCTACCTGCCGGTGCGGGCGCTGTTCGCCATGCAGGCGGGCAATCTGCTGGATGCGGGGCGCACGCTGGGGGCGGGACCGGTCGCCACCTTCCTGCGCGTGGCCCTGCCGCTGGCGCGGCCCGCCGTCGCCATCGGCACCGCGCTTGCGCTGATGGAGGCGATGAACGACATCGGCGCGGCCGAGTTCCTGGGCGTGCGCACGCTGACCGTCTCGGTCTATTCGACCTGGATCAACCGCTCGGACCTGCCGGGCGCGGCACAGATCGCGCTGGCGATGCTGGCCATCACCATGGCGCTGGTCATGCTGGAGCGCCGCGGCCGCCGGCGCCAGCGCTATGCGGCGGGTGCGCAGCCCCTGCGGCGCATGCGGCTGCGCGGCTGGCGGGCCGGGGGTGCGATGCTGGTCTGCGCGCTGCCGGTCGCCCTGGGCTTCGCGGCGCCGGCCTGGTATCTGGCCAGCGCGGCCTGGGCGCGCTATCGCTTTGCCGGGCTTTCGCCGCGCATCATCGAAGAGGCCGGCAATACCGCCTTGTTCGCCGCGGCGGCGACGCTGGTCGCGCTGCTGCTGGGCCTGGTCGTGACGGGGGCGGCGCGGATGCGGCCCGGACGCCTGACCCGCAGCATGGCGCGGCTTTCGACGCTGGGCTATGCGGTGCCGGGCACCATCCTGGCCATCGGGCTTTTGCCGGTGATCGCGCTGGCCGACCGGCAGATCGCCGCCGTCTCGCAGGCGCTGCTGGGCGCGGGGCCGGGGCTTTTGCTGCTGGGCTCGGGCGCGGCGCTGGTCTATGCCTATGTCGCGCGGTTCCTGGCCATCGCCACCGGCGGGATCGAGGCCGGGCTCAGCCGGGTGCCCGCCTCGCTCGACCATGCGGCGCGCACGCTGGGCCGCAGCCCCGGCCAGGTGTTCCGGCAGGTGCATGTGCCGATCTCGCGCCCGGCGCTGGCGGCCTCGGGGCTGTTGATCTTTGTCGACTGCGTCAAGGAACTGCCGGCGACGCTGCTGCTGCGGCCGCTGAACTTCGAGACGCTCTCGACCCATCTTTACGGCGAGGCGGCGCGCGGCACCTATGAGGACGCGGCCATCGTCGCGCTGATCATCGTCGTCATCGGCATCCTGCCGGTAATCGTGCTGGCGCGGACGATTCGCCGGTGA
- a CDS encoding DUF2946 family protein: protein MQGRSGHRTTGLGRGGPLWRLGRWLAVLPFLLFSLIQPGTMIARDAQGAVAIVLCSGEGPVQMAVAADGSLVPADEIPHGDPHACAWAPHGQPLLQGAVADAPQPLAAAARLALWPAPPAPPHASALPEPSARGPPRLI, encoded by the coding sequence ATGCAGGGTCGAAGCGGACATCGGACGACGGGGCTTGGACGCGGCGGGCCGCTCTGGCGCCTGGGCCGCTGGCTGGCGGTGCTGCCTTTCCTGCTGTTCTCGCTGATCCAGCCCGGCACCATGATCGCCCGCGACGCGCAGGGCGCCGTCGCCATCGTGCTGTGTTCGGGCGAGGGGCCGGTGCAGATGGCCGTTGCCGCCGATGGCAGCCTGGTCCCGGCCGACGAGATCCCGCATGGCGATCCGCATGCCTGCGCCTGGGCGCCGCATGGCCAGCCGCTGTTGCAGGGCGCCGTGGCCGACGCGCCCCAGCCCCTTGCCGCTGCGGCGCGCCTTGCGCTTTGGCCGGCGCCGCCGGCCCCGCCGCATGCCTCGGCCCTGCCTGAGCCCTCGGCGCGCGGACCGCCGCGCCTCATCTGA
- a CDS encoding DUF1775 domain-containing protein, with amino-acid sequence MQNPVFGALCATLLGLAAGPALSHATLEKSEAAAGAAYRAVIRIGHGCDGQTTHTLRVELPEGFYNAKPMPKPGWTLETVKGAYARPFDNHGTQMTEGTREVVWSGGALQDDWYDEFVIRGTVGADVAPGTVLYFPTVQECAEGKADWTDVSGSKEVPNPAPGLTVTAGKADHGHGHSHGHGHGPDAQAAAAGGPVVLGDLALSGGFSRATPPGAPVAGGFLTIANGGDEDRLVAAHADFAGRTEIHEMAMEGEVMRMRELPDGLAIPAGATVELKPGGYHLMFMELKQPLVEGETVNVTLSFEKAGEVSLPLAVGPRNAGAQKGGGHGGH; translated from the coding sequence ATGCAAAATCCTGTTTTCGGCGCGCTTTGCGCCACGCTTCTGGGCCTTGCGGCCGGTCCCGCCCTGTCCCATGCCACGCTGGAGAAATCCGAGGCCGCGGCCGGTGCCGCCTATCGCGCGGTGATCCGCATCGGCCATGGTTGCGACGGCCAGACCACCCACACCCTGCGGGTCGAACTGCCCGAGGGCTTTTACAACGCCAAGCCCATGCCCAAGCCGGGCTGGACGCTGGAGACGGTGAAGGGCGCCTATGCCCGGCCCTTCGACAATCACGGCACCCAGATGACCGAGGGCACGCGCGAGGTGGTCTGGTCCGGCGGTGCGTTGCAGGACGACTGGTATGACGAGTTCGTCATCCGCGGCACCGTCGGCGCGGATGTGGCGCCGGGCACGGTGCTGTATTTCCCCACCGTGCAGGAATGCGCAGAGGGCAAGGCGGACTGGACCGACGTTTCGGGCAGCAAGGAGGTGCCGAACCCGGCGCCGGGCCTGACGGTCACGGCGGGCAAGGCCGATCACGGGCATGGGCATAGCCACGGGCACGGGCATGGGCCTGATGCCCAGGCCGCGGCTGCCGGCGGTCCGGTGGTCCTGGGCGATCTGGCGCTCAGCGGCGGCTTCAGCCGCGCCACGCCCCCCGGCGCGCCGGTGGCGGGCGGCTTCCTGACCATCGCCAACGGCGGGGACGAGGATCGGCTGGTCGCCGCCCATGCCGATTTCGCCGGCCGCACCGAGATTCACGAGATGGCCATGGAGGGCGAGGTGATGCGGATGCGCGAACTGCCCGATGGCCTGGCGATTCCGGCCGGGGCCACGGTCGAACTGAAGCCCGGCGGCTATCACCTGATGTTCATGGAGTTGAAGCAGCCGCTGGTCGAGGGCGAAACGGTCAATGTCACGCTGAGCTTCGAAAAGGCGGGCGAGGTCAGCCTGCCGCTGGCGGTCGGGCCGCGCAATGCCGGGGCGCAAAAAGGAGGTGGCCATGGCGGACACTAA
- a CDS encoding SCO family protein has protein sequence MADTKGKSGLKPLRYALWALVVLALAGLGWFQLVSPRSGSGTGSIADAGTAALGRGDYRLVATDGTEFSQAALKGQPSAVFFGFTHCPDVCPTTLGDVASWQEELGEDGKKLRVFFVTVDPERDTVEALREYVSWVPGVVGVSGAPEEVAKAIKAFRIYARKSPLEGGDYTMDHSSTMLLFDGNGDYAGLIGYQEDRERALASLRRLLNG, from the coding sequence ATGGCGGACACTAAGGGCAAATCCGGGTTGAAACCGCTGCGCTATGCGCTTTGGGCGCTGGTCGTGCTGGCGCTGGCCGGGCTGGGCTGGTTCCAGCTCGTCTCGCCCCGCTCGGGTTCGGGCACGGGCTCGATCGCCGATGCCGGGACGGCGGCGCTGGGGCGGGGCGACTACCGGCTGGTGGCGACCGACGGGACCGAGTTCAGCCAGGCCGCGCTGAAGGGCCAGCCCTCGGCGGTGTTCTTCGGCTTCACCCATTGCCCGGATGTCTGCCCGACCACGCTGGGCGACGTCGCCAGCTGGCAGGAGGAACTGGGCGAGGACGGCAAGAAACTGCGGGTGTTCTTCGTCACCGTCGATCCCGAGCGCGACACGGTCGAGGCCTTGCGCGAATACGTGTCCTGGGTGCCGGGCGTGGTCGGGGTCTCGGGCGCGCCGGAAGAGGTCGCCAAGGCGATCAAGGCGTTCCGCATCTATGCCCGCAAGTCGCCGCTGGAAGGGGGCGACTATACCATGGACCATTCCTCGACCATGCTGCTCTTTGACGGCAACGGCGATTATGCCGGGCTGATCGGCTATCAGGAGGATCGCGAGCGCGCCCTGGCCAGCCTGCGCCGCCTGCTGAACGGCTGA